Proteins from a genomic interval of Medicago truncatula cultivar Jemalong A17 chromosome 3, MtrunA17r5.0-ANR, whole genome shotgun sequence:
- the LOC112420237 gene encoding uncharacterized protein has protein sequence MYSKGVRRVGAFNVALLGKWCWRMLVDKEGLWYRVLKARYGKEGGRLKEGGSHCSAWWRSLCRIREGIGERVGSWFENNTRRVVGDGNDTLFWHDIWVGEISLKFKFPRLFDFALNKECLVEDMRRRLGADGEGEGLWRRRLLAWEEEGVRECSVLLQNIVLQDSVHDVWRWSLDPVHGYLVREAYRFLTNYGESADGNLVDDIWHKNIPSKVSLFMWRLLRNRIPTKDNLVRRRVIHQDDATCVSGCGNAETTTHLFLGCEIFSSLWSHVWHWLGISSVFSGDLQQHFVQFTYMAGMPRYTHSFFTTIWFASIWVIWKERNYRVFQNTASDPSILIEKVKLNFFYG, from the coding sequence ATGTACTCCAAAGGAGTTAGGAGGGTGGGTGCTTTTAATGTAGCTTTGTTAggaaagtggtgttggaggatgttggtTGATAAGGAAGGGTTGTGGTACCGGGTCTTGAAAGCTCGTTACGGGAAGGAGGGAGGGAGGTTGAAGGAGGGTGGCAGCCATTGCTCGGCTTGGTGGCGGTCTTTATGTAGAATTCGCGAGGGGATTGGTGAGCGGGTAGGAAGTTGGTTTGAAAATAACACTCGTAGGGTGGTTGGGGATGGCAATGATACTTTATTCTGGCATGACATTTGGGTGGGGGaaatttctctaaaatttaaatttccCCGCCTTTTTGATTTCGCCTTGAATAAGGAGTGTTTGGTGGAGGACATGAGGAGGAGGTTGGGGGCAGATGGTGAGGGGGAGGGGTTGTGGCGTAGGCGTTTAttagcttgggaggaggagggTGTGAGGGAGTGTTCTGTTTTATTACAgaacattgttttgcaggatagTGTTCACGATGTTTGGAGGTGGTCGTTAGACCCTGTTCATGGCTATTTGGTGCGGGAAGCATATCGCTTCCTAACAAATTACGGCGAGTCAGCGGATGGGAATCTTGTTGACGACATCTGGCATAAAAACATTCCTTCAAAGGTGTCTTTGTTTATGTGGCGCCTTCTTCGCAATAGAATTCCAACAAAAGACAACTTGGTGCGACGGCGTGTCATTCATCAAGATGATGCGACATGTGTGTCAGGTTGCGGGAATGCGGAAACGACAACACATCTTTTTTTAGGATGTGAAATTTTCAGTTCTCTTTGGTCTCATGTGTGGCATTGGTTAGGTATCTCTTCAGTTTTTTCTGGTGATcttcaacaacattttgttCAATTTACATATATGGCGGGCATGCCTAGATACACTCATTCGTTCTTCACAACTATTTGGTTTGCCTCtatttgggtgatttggaaAGAGAGGAATTACCGTGTATTCCAAAACACTGCTTCCGATCCTTCTATCCTCATCGAAAAGGTTaaactaaactttttttatgGCTGA